The following proteins are co-located in the Microplitis demolitor isolate Queensland-Clemson2020A chromosome 5, iyMicDemo2.1a, whole genome shotgun sequence genome:
- the LOC103575282 gene encoding uncharacterized protein LOC103575282, whose product MWKGHEGLPLYILVLYILLYTMNPVDTDERSLSRRKRYVVFPEGSSFSIALCMTVHTLTPDNIFTEGLNWGISYDLPNESKPSLDPFLQVRRKDHQSGDSMKQRYPELLKTDQWIQNGNSLGYENWNKGTYSYNALDNFKNSNKKKSGSTSKTKMHYRKSDYDYFKRRHRRELYNKLEVIINAMGFNGRICILRALCEASQRLMPKGNTLVEEMMRIAFSLPLKRVLMPYEPKEHHIYTEAHRAGHKGARCESMFSGCSFSLIDMALGKYSIKSDDYGNNIQSNSLNVHEAVDDSVGNSLMRYNMK is encoded by the exons ATGTGGAAGGGTCACGAGGGATTGCCGTTATATATCCTGGTGTTGTATATCCTCCTGTATACAATGAATCCGGTAGACACCGACGAGAGATCTCTGTCCAGAAGAAAACGTTATGTAGTTTTTCCGGAAGGCTCAAGCTTTTCC aTTGCATTGTGCATGACCGTACACACATTGACTCCCGACAATATATTTACTGAAGGTTTGAATTGGGGAATATCTTACGATTTACCGAATGAAAGTAAACCGTCATTGGATCCATTTCTCCAAGTTCGTCGTAAGGATCACCAGTCGGGTGATTCAATGAAGCAGCGTTATCCTGAGTTACTCAAGACAGATCAATGGATTCAAAATGGAAATTCACTCGGCTACGAAAATTGGAATAAAGGGACTTACAGTTACAATGCActtgacaattttaaaaatagtaacaaaaaaaaatcaggatCCACCAGCAAGACCAAAATGCACTATCGGAAATCGGATTACGACTACTTTAAACGACGACATCGGCGGGAACTTTATAACAAGCTCGAGGTCATTATAAACGc AATGGGATTCAATGGACGTATTTGCATTTTACGTGCCCTGTGTGAAGCCTCGCAGCGTCTAATGCCAAAGGGGAATACTCTGGTTGAAGAAATGATGAGAATAGCATTCTC GCTACCTTTGAAGCGAGTCTTGATGCCCTATGAACCTAAAGAACATCATATATATACGGAAGCACATCGTGCTGGGCACAAGGGCGCCAGATGCGAGTCCATGTTCTCAGGATGCTCGTTTTCACTGATAGACATGGCCTTGGGCAAATACAGTATCAAGTCTGACGACTACGGGAACAACATCCAATCTAATAGTCTGAATGTTCATGAAGCTGTGGACGATTCTGTTGGAAACTCTCTGATGAGATACAACatgaagtaa